The nucleotide sequence AGACTGAGAAAGAACATGGACACGTTAGCAGTGAGGAATTTGTTCTCTTAAACTTGTTTTAATGTGAAGATGAATATAAtacaatgtgtttttaaaaatctgaggtgGGAGAAAATTTATTTGATACCATTCAGCAAATACTGATTGCCTAGGTAAACAAAACAGGTAAACCCTttttcccagttcagttcagtagctcagttgtgtccgattctttgcgaccccgtgagccgcagcacgccaggcctccctctccatcaccaactcccagagtccacccaaacccatgtccatagagtcgatgatgccatccaaccatctcatcctctgtcatccccttctcctcctgccctcaatctttcccagcatcagggtcttttccaatgagtcaactcttcgcatcttTTTCTCAAGGAGCTTATATTCTattggaggaaacagaaaatcagTATTGAAGATAAATATAGTGTTCTTACCTTTAGCATCCTGTCCTATTTGAGGTTGTACCCAAgtctgcattttggactcttgttgattatgagggctactccatttcttgtatgggattcttgcctgcagtagtagatacaatgatcatctgaattaagtttgcccattcccgtccattttagttcactgattgctaagatgttgatgtttattcttaaccttctcctgcttgaccacatccaatttaccttgattcatggacctaatattccaggtttggtgtcagaggatgagatggctggatgacatcacagatgcaatggatatgaacttgggcaaacttcagcagaggatgagagacagggaagcctggtgtgctgcagtccatggggtcgcagagagtcagacacgactgggcaactgaacaacaacccttaGCATTATTGACATGTTAACCTGAATAATTCTTTGTTGGGGAACTATCCTATGTATCATAGGACATTTTGCAGCATCCCTTAACCTGTACTCACTAGAAGCTAACCAGTAGCACCCTCTCTACCAAGTAGTGATAATTTTATGTCTCTGGACATTGCTAGATGTCCTTAGAGGAAGAAAATGATCTCTGGTTGAGAGCTTtgatacagtgtgtgtgtatcagaAAGTAAAATGCTatgggagaggaaggtgggatagaagttcaagaggaaggggatatatgcatacatatagctgatttacttcgttgttcagcagaaattaagacaacattgtaaagcaattctatgacaattaaaaaaaaagtaccatggtatggctatgaccaacctagacagctgttaaaaagaagagacattacttggctagcaaaggttcgtctagtcaaagctatggtttttccagtggtcatgtatggctgtgagagttggaccataaagaaagctgagcaccgaagaattgatgcttttgaactgtggtgttggagaagactcttgagactcccttggactacaaggagatcaaaccagtcaatcataaaggaaatcagtcctgaatattcattggaaggactgatgctgaagctgaagctccagtactttggtcacctgatgtgaagaactgactgattggaaaagaccctgatgctgggaaagattgaaggtgggaggagaagtggatgacaggacaagatggttggatgtcatcaccaacttgatgaacatgagtttgagcaagctctgggagttggtaatggacagggaagcctgatgtgttgcagtccatgggttcacaaagagtcggacacgactgagcaactgaactgaacatgttatGGAAAAAAAGACAGGATAAGGGAATAGGCTTGCTAGGTGATCAGAGCGTAGATGGCCTTGCAGGTTTTGAAGAGAGTGGTCAGGTAGATCTCAGTGGGAAAGTGATATTTAAGCAGATTTGAAGGAAGCCAGGTAGTGAGCCAAGCAGGTGCATGGAGGAAATTTGTTGCAGGATAGAGAGTGGCCAGTGTAGCAGCCTTAAGATGAGAATTTAGAAGATAGAAGGTTGGCCAGTGTGACCAAAGGCGAATGAGTGATGAAGTCAGAAAGCTAAGGGGAATGGTATTATGGTCTCTGAATAAATGCTTCAGAGTTTGACTAGTTTTTGTGGCTCTTGATACAGAAAGTCATTCTACTTCCAAGGCCACTCATTACATGTGGCGGTTAAAGCAGGAATTCTGTTCAAGGAAATTTTGATCTTTTGTCTGCACATCTACTGTTTAGCATTACCTTGAAATCAGATTTTGCTGTATGTTTCAGAGTTGCTTTCAAGGGTCTTgcattttaagtcttttttaaaaatatcattgtaGCTATTAGAGCATATCttctaagatttttctttttatcatttttctatcTAGTCACCTGTTCTTTtacaaaaaaagtcatttttaaaagatgagcacCATAAGCTTGTTTCTATAGCTATTTGTTACTGTATATGATTAATGTTTCCTTTCCCAAGTAAAGTACGAAAGTTAGAAGAGGCCAAGGGATCTTGtaaaattaagtattaaaaaGAATAGAATGATGTATTTCACTGAATCTGGGCCTTTATTTCTTTATACTGTAGTCgtcttttagaataattttaatgaTATCTATTTAGAAGAACCAATATTTGTCCTtcccatttcattgtttttatttggctTGTGACTGTTCTTATTACTACTCAGTGGAGTTCATGTTGGAGAAGATACTAATATGTTGTaggattaagtgaaaaaaaattccttaatcATGTCATTTAATAATTGTTCTTCCCTCCAACCAATTTTACAGGACTGAAGATCTTAAGAGTAATAAATGAACCCACAGCAGCAGCTATGGCCTATGGCCTCCACAAAGCTGAAGTCTTTCACGTGTTGGTGATAGATTTGGGCGGAGGAACTCTCGATGTGTCATTGCTAAATAAACAAGGAGGAATGTTTTTAACTCGAGCCATGTCTGGTAAGAAAAATGTAGGGAGTGTTAACGAGATTCAGCCATGTTAACATATCTAATGTGTAAAGTGTTCATTTTTCAACTTTTCAGTATTCTTCACATTCATTTTGGTAATCTTCTGTACTTGTGATTTTAATGCCACCACCTGTTTTATTTATGGCAAAAAATTAAGTCTCAAAAAATGACTAGATATGCTGTAAGTCAAATATTGTAGCTCACTGAGCCAGTAGTTTACACCTCCATCGTGAAgggaacagaaggaaagaaatcatttaaaatgaaggatggtcagtttatttcatttaataatctATTTCACAAAATAGCTATCTTTAGGAAATCAAGTAATAGTGTTTTgcattctaaatttttttaaggtttttgttttagtttaagGAATTAAGCCTATGGAACTTAAATTTATAGGTAGCCTAACTGGACTCCATTTAGAAGCAAGTTCAGTGATGGGAATTTATATCACGTTACTCTTTtccttattaattattttttctactttttagctcttaatcatttaaaaaggatttttttaatgatactttTTAATTGTAAGCAACACTTCTTTCTTTTGAGATTAATgccactttttgtttttaaattgctaCTTAAAGCCCAGTCTGTGTTctcaatttcttattttctgaaaaagtatTTGATATCACTGAGAGACTTCCTTTTATATCATTTGAACCCAGATGTGCACTGTATTTTAATAGTATACTTTTGAATTAAACTCCTTTTAACCCAGTTATTTTCAATCAGTTTGTATATGAATAAAATCttgataatatattaaataaggaTTTATCAGTCCCAGAAtatcatttatacatacatactaaacagatacatgcatatgtaaacACATACATGTAGTCATaatataaacttttttatttttaacttaggaAACAATAAACTTGGAGGACAAGACTTCAATCAAAGATTGCTTCAGTACTTATACAAACAGATCTATCAAACATATGGCTTCCTACCCTCTAGGAAAGAGGAAATCCACCGATTAAGACAAGCTGTAGAAATGGTCAAGTTAAACCTGACACTTCATGAGACTGCCCAGATGTCAGTGTTACTAACAGTGGAGGAAAATGACAGAAAGGAACCTCCAACTAGTGACACTGAACTGCCAAAGGACAAATTTTCCCCAGCAAATGACCCCCATGTGGACAGCATGTTTGGAGCTAacctttctcaaaagaaaaatggagaaggtCAGGTTTTATTTGAAACAGAAATATCACGAAAGCTCTTTGACACCCTTAATGAAGATCTTTTCCAGAAGATACTTGTACCCATTCAGCAAGTGTTGAAAGaaggccacctggagaaaactgAGATTGATGAGGTGGTCTTGGTTGGGGGCTCAACTCGCATTCCTCGAATCCGCCAAGTCATCCAAGAGTTCTTTGGAAAGGACCCCAACACGTCTGTAGACCCTGACCTGGCCGTGGTGACGGGGGTGGCTATCCAGGCAGGGATTGATGGAGGCTCCTGGCCTCTCCAAGTCAGTGCTTTAGAAATCCCCAATAAGCATTTACAGAAGACCAACTTCAACTGAAGACGGAGGGATGGCTATTTGAGATCTTATCTAATGATCTCTTCCTCTTTATCAGACCACCTCCATCAGCCAAATAAAGTCTCGAAAATATCTCATACATTTACCTGAAAGATAACGTTTATGAAATTTTGCATAACATTTTGTTTTAAGATTGAATGTGACCAGATTGATCCTTCTTGATTTTGGAGAGATCCCATTCCAACAAGTACTTCTAAAATGATAGAATTGAGGTAAAACTCTTTTGTAGGAGCATAGGTGACTGTATTTTCTGGATTCTGGAAGTAGATATCCATGTGCACTTAAAACTATATTCTGTAAACATTGCCTAGTGCCAATTACATGATTCCCAGTTCTTACTAAATTGTATTAGCAGGGGCTGGCAATTTACTTGGTTATCAGATGTAATTCTTAATTTGAACTATACTTGAAGGACAGTGTTAATGTCATGTACTTACATTGACTGGGAGATAGCAGTGTTATTTATATAAGCTGCATATACAATATTCAGTAACAGCCATATTATATGACAAAGTTAACCTTCACAAATTCAGCGTCCTGTTATGTGTCCTATTCATGTAACCTGCATtctccagatttttaaaatatatttattgaatcagtttgttttctttctaaaaagctacaaatttattcaaatatttcattaccaatttatattttatttctttaatctgCTATCATTCTCTGCTTCGATTTCCATGGTTCTGCATGgttagaaaacaaaagagaattattaattgcattttaaaaatgtgttaatatCACAGTATTTATTACTATAATTTTTTGGTTATTTAAGACCTTTGTAGATGTTgataaggggctttcctggtggctcagtggtaaagaatctgcctgtcagtgcaagagacacaggttcaatccctggcttggaaagatcccctggagaaggaaatggcaaccctctccagcattcttgcctgggaactcccatggagaggagtctggggctacagtcaatgggattgcaaagagtcagacacacaacttagctactaaacaacaagacATTGATAAACAGCAGTAATTAGgtacagtatttattttatgtttttgttttcttttagtgttTATTGTCAGTAAGCCCTGGAGAATTTAGCTTGCATTTGATTCAGTTTTACTGACATTTTTCCCCATATTTAATTGTGAATGAGGAAAATTGTACTCATTTGCAAAATCCTTGTTGTTTCCTAccgtcatttaaaaataatcagactTGGACTGTTTTAACCTTAAGGTTAATTTGTGATAAGAACAAAAAACTCATGAATACTGGAAGTAATGTGGAAATCTCACAGAAGGCAATGTTTAAAAATGTCCACAAATCAGTATTTATAGTAACATTGGTATAGTGTGGTAGTTTTAGTTTGTTTCCTTTTAGAAAAGCTGCAGgaaccaagaaagaaaacatagtgGTTTTATTTGTTATGCCCCTAttatttgaagattttctttttccttaatagaGGCTGCTACTTCTCAATATTCAAAAGTTATACTCTGGTCAACATTTTTGCTAATGTAAAATATGTCTCTTTACCCATTGCTGAATTTGGAAGGATGTTGAATTTccaatcactgaaaaaaaaaaagcaacctcaTTTCAGCAACATCAAAACATTTTTGCTTCTCATAGTAAAATCTGAGTGTTTTTGTAgatcataaagaaaatatttcttagcaGTGAAATTGCTGTTAAAACAATTTCAATCAGATACTTTTGTGTATAGAAAATGTCTGTAgtagataaatagaaaaatataaaatgtctgttcacatgttttattttagaacTGAATGGAGAAATGCCAAAGAGGAAGCCTTCACtgcattataaatatattcaagtgttcttttgaactttataaaaatttttactagacttaaaaattgaaaaagatcttTGTGCAAAGGTCTTTTAAGAGAAAAGTGTTCAATTTATCAAAATCTCTATATATAGTACCAGCTTTAACTAAAgcatttgaagattttttaaagttcgAATTTCTCTAATATATGAGATAGTTCAGGACAGTCTGTTAATAGTTCTTAGAAGAAATGATTTGCAAAACAGAGCAGCTAATCTCATACTCTAaaattggaatttaaaaaatttgtgtcTGAAAAATAGAATGGCAGTGTTGGAATTTGGAGACAATAGTTCAGCATATTCTCTAGTAtagtacactttaaaaaaaatagtgtctgTCTTCAATCATATTTAGGAGGCTATGTATAAATAGTCTTGAAGTCAATGTAGtttatttaaaaggtaaaaatgcaTTCTGAAAGGGATCATTTATATATAATCTGAAGACATTTTGCATAAAACTATATTTTGGTTGTACATCTTGCTAGTGTTTTTTGAAgtacataacttttaaaatattaactgtcTTATATGATTAGAATATGtgaatgaataatttatttgGTGTCAGAAATGGTTCGGTACCTCCTGTGTTTTCACTGGAACCACTGATGTATCAGCAGATACTATTGTGTATAACATGTTCTGAAGATCATAGATACTGTGTATAACATTGTGCCTCTTAACTTTGTGTGCATACAGGTggtttacattttaatgtaaataaatgccactttgcagtttgttttttaaactgtgtcctttattttctatttgagaCTCTGCCAGAGTACATTTTTGAGGTATGTAAGTaagaaaggaaatgggaacagAGCTGATCTGATGCTTACGGCGCATGACCTCAGCAGGTATGGCCTAATTCCCTGCATCCTGAATGTCCCTGAAATTGCTTACttttctacttgtttattttttaattaatgtttattggAGCAAAGTTTCTTCACagttgttttgttagtttctgctgcacagctaAGTGAATCAGTGATACGTGGACATAAatcccctctgttttggattcccttcccatttaagtcaccacagagcactgaataggcttccctgtgctatatagtagcttctcattagttatccattttatatatactatcaatagtgtatatgtatcaatcccaatctccaattcttcccttctccccgcttatcatacatttgttctctaggCCTGTGTCTCTGTATTTGCTTTGAAAagaagttcatctgtatcatttttctagattccacatataagcgatatagtgtttgtttttctagatTAGTTTTGGCTCCATTATAGTCAGAAGCCATGAATTGGTATTCGGAATTCTGGGTATCCTGTTCATGATACAGGAATTGTCTCTTCTAAGGTAAAGAAATGACATATACCCAGAATTCTGAATACCAATTCATGGCTTCTGACTAATGGAGCCAAAACTAATTTAGATAGTTAATAACCCTGCTTAATAAACAACTGTAATCCTTTGGTTGGCAATTAATACTTTATAATTCTCTAATAAAGTTTGTAGTATTCTTTGGaccagaaaaattaatatttttttttaaagaagttcatTCGATTCAtatagtcttttcaaatgaccctTAAAAACAGATTTGGCTTTCACTAGTTCCTATGATTCTTTCATGGTTACTTTAACTACCGTTGCTGGGAGAttcaaatatatgaggaaataGAGTGATATGTCTATATTTGTTTCACTAAACAAACATATACAGTGACCTGCTGAGGTAGGCAGCTTCTAATGTAgcttccaatactctggcctggtATTCAAGTCTTCAAATGATGTAGCCACAGTTCAAATTGGAATGTAATCTTTTGAGAGACTCTAAACCAGAATCATTGAGCTAAGCAGTTTCCAGATTCCCAGTTCACAGAAACTAGTACACTTGCTTCATTTGTTTTaagctttgttgttcagttgcgcagttgtgtctgactctttgctatcccatggactgcagcataccaggcttccccatccttcactatctcctggagtttgctcaaacttgtgcgttgtcaatgatgctatccagccatctcatcttctgtcacccccttctcctgccctcaaactttaccagcatcagggtctttatggttcaattcacattacacgactactggaaaagccacagctttgaccatatggacatGTTTTAGCAATAGATAATGCAGTGCTTACTATGTACCTGGAGTTTGCTAAGTGTTTTAATAGTACAAAATAGTTTTGTTCTAGCAGACTTATGAATATTTACTgttaccttgggcttcccaggcggtagtggtgaagaacccgcctgccagcgcaggagacgtaagagacatgggtttgatccctgggtggagaaaatCCACTGGAATAGTAAATGGCAACtgaatccagtattctttcctggaaaatcctgtggacagagtaTTCTGCCAGGTTGCAGCCtatagggttgctaagagtcagacgtgcctgaagcgacttagcatgtacacactgTTAACCCATTTTCAGGTAGGTAAATTAAGGAACAGATGTGTTATGTAATTAATACATcattacacagctagtaagtagcagagtTATTCAAATccagcccatggacagagg is from Cervus canadensis isolate Bull #8, Minnesota chromosome 27, ASM1932006v1, whole genome shotgun sequence and encodes:
- the HSPA13 gene encoding heat shock 70 kDa protein 13, with translation MAGEMTILGSAVLTLLLAGYLAQQYLPLPTPKVIGIDLGTTYCSVGVFFPGTGKVKVIPDENGHISIPSMVSFTDDDVYVGYESLELADSNPQNTIYDAKRFIGKVFTPEELEAEIGRYPFKVLNKNGMVEFSVTSNETITVSPEYVGSRLLLKLKEMAEEYLGMPVANAVISVPAEFDLKQRNSTVQAANLAGLKILRVINEPTAAAMAYGLHKAEVFHVLVIDLGGGTLDVSLLNKQGGMFLTRAMSGNNKLGGQDFNQRLLQYLYKQIYQTYGFLPSRKEEIHRLRQAVEMVKLNLTLHETAQMSVLLTVEENDRKEPPTSDTELPKDKFSPANDPHVDSMFGANLSQKKNGEGQVLFETEISRKLFDTLNEDLFQKILVPIQQVLKEGHLEKTEIDEVVLVGGSTRIPRIRQVIQEFFGKDPNTSVDPDLAVVTGVAIQAGIDGGSWPLQVSALEIPNKHLQKTNFN